In a single window of the Ruminococcus albus 7 = DSM 20455 genome:
- a CDS encoding YodL domain-containing protein: MNTINEMLGEKHCEQHSEPQDYEDKLLIIKPEKLKEQYRNPVVQYFYATSGFGCNPINGEKKVFGHFLADGMKEQLYRSDFVGVADKNQLPSWATRRLEILEKPKMKIRVFQLKNGSDNLFMNHDHTMSHGDIQAEKYMQVYGGEVLADSLEEVFTIGNTDQPPGYFGRSLSVSDVIQVCEGKEKGFYFVDSFGFKKTEDFDIEKTDHKKMMKILVLENDRQPYTAEIRREIHAMQSVVGGCIEPVYFEPKGDALCWCNDEFLLNGSAPNRKIGEVLVHGTCYISGDSVNEYGEYDSCSLTDEQIERYKEMFPQSVICLVKAEDMAENESECLTQNMD; encoded by the coding sequence ATGAATACGATAAATGAAATGCTTGGTGAAAAGCACTGTGAACAGCATAGCGAACCACAGGACTATGAGGACAAGCTCCTTATTATCAAGCCCGAAAAGCTAAAGGAGCAGTACCGTAACCCAGTAGTCCAGTATTTTTATGCCACAAGCGGATTTGGCTGTAATCCGATAAACGGAGAAAAGAAAGTGTTCGGACATTTCCTTGCCGACGGGATGAAAGAACAGCTTTACCGCAGTGATTTTGTAGGTGTTGCTGACAAAAATCAGCTTCCGTCATGGGCAACCAGAAGGCTTGAGATACTTGAAAAGCCAAAGATGAAGATCCGTGTTTTTCAGCTGAAAAACGGCAGTGACAACCTTTTTATGAACCATGATCATACTATGTCACATGGAGATATACAGGCAGAGAAATATATGCAGGTCTATGGCGGTGAAGTACTTGCAGACAGTCTGGAAGAAGTGTTCACAATCGGCAATACAGATCAGCCGCCCGGATATTTTGGACGTTCTCTTTCGGTCAGTGACGTTATCCAGGTATGCGAGGGTAAGGAAAAGGGGTTCTATTTTGTTGACAGCTTCGGATTCAAAAAGACAGAGGATTTCGATATCGAAAAGACAGACCACAAAAAAATGATGAAGATACTTGTGCTCGAAAATGACAGACAGCCCTATACAGCCGAGATCAGACGAGAGATCCATGCAATGCAGAGTGTGGTAGGAGGCTGTATAGAGCCTGTGTATTTTGAACCGAAGGGTGATGCACTCTGCTGGTGCAATGATGAGTTCCTGCTGAACGGATCCGCCCCAAATCGTAAGATAGGGGAAGTACTTGTTCACGGTACATGTTATATTTCGGGTGACAGTGTGAACGAGTATGGTGAGTATGACTCCTGTTCACTAACAGACGAGCAGATCGAAAGGTATAAAGAGATGTTCCCGCAGTCTGTCATATGTCTGGTCAAAGCAGAAGATATGGCAGAAAATGAATCGGAGTGCTTAACGCAGAATATGGATTGA
- a CDS encoding SpoVG family protein: MKINANINRIIDKPDSSIKAFASASFDGYFAVHGIKVCEGEKGLFISMPSTSYSNQNGEKKYPDIFHPITKGAREALNTAVIRAYNSALAQSQESDIEVQDTPDEETAEQSIYDHDPKMPL; the protein is encoded by the coding sequence ATGAAGATAAATGCCAATATAAACAGGATCATAGACAAGCCGGATTCGAGCATCAAAGCCTTTGCATCAGCAAGTTTTGACGGTTATTTCGCGGTTCACGGCATAAAGGTATGCGAGGGTGAAAAGGGATTGTTCATATCAATGCCCTCGACCTCCTATTCCAATCAGAATGGAGAAAAGAAGTATCCGGACATATTTCACCCTATAACAAAAGGAGCAAGAGAAGCGCTGAATACAGCTGTAATTAGAGCGTATAACTCTGCACTTGCACAGTCTCAGGAATCAGACATAGAAGTGCAGGATACTCCTGATGAAGAAACAGCAGAACAAAGCATTTATGATCACGATCCGAAGATGCCTTTGTAA
- a CDS encoding transglutaminase: MKKAMLITIFAVLLTGCGSTGTENADAETKAVSQVTMTSHVTTSSDSEIETVPAETTDTTIKEVSTTVSDILSAKKTTANSAKSNSTSNKQTDKTVKTQSQTSRQISSQNQTQNETGSKDTENRSSATTTVQTTPALKTTTTTTLTTTTVTKTVTEQITEAIPEEPVIDERSAIERWLHNFGDANDKSYYVSIGQGLPNDGSDYSKAQAVYDHMQNSFYGERNCVYMSSVTYALCQGIGLECGYALISDWYNHCANTVNIDGTWYVLDTQASGFLCGDLGYTSILDEYEESLGITLSEDDHD, translated from the coding sequence ATGAAAAAAGCAATGCTCATAACTATATTCGCTGTCCTGCTGACAGGGTGCGGCAGCACAGGAACGGAAAATGCTGATGCAGAAACCAAGGCGGTAAGCCAAGTGACAATGACTTCACACGTTACAACATCTTCCGATTCTGAAATAGAAACTGTTCCTGCTGAAACTACCGATACGACTATAAAAGAAGTAAGCACAACAGTATCCGATATATTATCAGCAAAAAAGACTACTGCCAATAGTGCAAAGAGTAACAGCACTTCAAATAAGCAGACCGATAAAACAGTAAAAACTCAGTCTCAGACTTCAAGACAGATCTCATCGCAGAATCAAACTCAGAACGAAACAGGATCAAAGGACACGGAGAACAGATCCTCAGCTACTACAACTGTTCAAACCACTCCTGCGCTTAAAACTACAACTACCACCACATTAACAACAACCACAGTAACGAAAACTGTCACCGAGCAGATCACCGAAGCTATCCCCGAAGAACCTGTTATAGATGAACGTTCCGCAATCGAAAGATGGCTGCATAACTTCGGAGATGCCAATGATAAAAGCTATTATGTAAGTATAGGTCAGGGTCTCCCTAACGATGGCTCCGACTACAGCAAAGCACAGGCTGTATATGATCATATGCAGAACAGTTTTTACGGTGAAAGAAACTGTGTATATATGTCCAGTGTAACCTATGCACTTTGTCAGGGCATAGGACTGGAATGCGGATACGCACTGATCAGTGACTGGTACAATCACTGTGCAAATACAGTAAATATAGACGGTACATGGTATGTGCTGGATACTCAGGCTTCGGGATTCTTATGCGGCGACCTCGGATACACAAGTATTCTGGATGAATATGAAGAATCGCTTGGGATAACACTAAGCGAAGACGATCACGATTAG